In Labrus bergylta chromosome 6, fLabBer1.1, whole genome shotgun sequence, the following proteins share a genomic window:
- the c6h1orf210 gene encoding type III endosome membrane protein TEMP: protein MELFSNVTSSAATPTASQNDTLITQRSRYKSHNWEFLVAVLATAISVSIIIALLAKCQVVRRYLASYRHTRLMDIDSVSQFDSSGQDVEFAMQNGRGINPHCLPPVSEEDDDGFIEDNYIPASERARAERAAENMEDTDDTEEEMDEIEFSIA from the exons ATGGAACTATTTTCAAATGTTACATCATCTGCTGCTACACCAACAGCATCACAAAATG ACACTTTAATAACCCAGAGGAGCAGATATAAATCTCACAACTGGGAGTTCTTGGTGGCCGTCCTGGCCACAgccatttctgtctctatcaTCATCGCCCTCCTGGCTAAATGTCAGGTGGTGAGGCGTTACCTGGCCAGCTACAGGCACACACGGCTGATGGACATAGACTCTGTGAGCCAGTTTGACTCATcag GCCAGGACGTGGAGTTTGCCATGCAGAATGGACGTGGAATAAACCCTCACTGCCTGCCCCCTGTAAGCGAGGAGGACGACGACGGCTTCATCGAGGACAACTACATCCCGGCCAGCGAGAGGGCGAGGGCCGAGAGAGCGGCGGAGAACATGGAGGACACAGACGACACAGAGGAAGAGATGGATGAGATTGAGTTTTCCATCGCTTAG